From a region of the Oryza sativa Japonica Group chromosome 6, ASM3414082v1 genome:
- the LOC4340996 gene encoding ribonuclease 3-like protein 3 encodes MESPPHATASADEMPSIWKEQHAQDAPPGFVPPMGPGEVAAVESLLGYEFRDKALVEEALTHGSFYYPYRPGVTYERLEYLGDAVLTCVVSREVFLTYGQLQPGPLTRLRAANVDKEKLARVAVVHGLHHFLRHKAPNLDGQITDFIEELSMYPIHSNGLLDPPKVLCDVVESLIGAIYCDSNFNQEIVWQVFQKLADPLISLETLGKHPVSELFEFCQKTRRGVKIVKDEWDKNLTVEVLIDGEMVGRATYAQKKEIAQNRAAKAALDKLKETLGQSQTEPMSAEVSEQFNKIDLTGS; translated from the exons ATGGAAAGCCCGCCgcacgccaccgcctccgccgacgaGATGCCGAGCATATGGAAGGAGCAGCACGCGCAGGACGCGCCGCCGGGGTTCGTGCCGCCGATGGGCcccggcgaggtcgccgccgtGGAGTCGCTCCTCGGCTACGAGTTCAGGGACAAGGCGCTGGTGGAGGAGGCCCTCACGCACGGCTCCTTCTACTACCCCTACCGCCCCGGCGTGACCTACGAGCGCCTCGAATACCTCGGCGACGCCGTGCTCACCTGCGTCGTGTCGCGGGAGGTCTTCCTCACCTACGGCCAGCTCCAGCCGGGCCCCCTcacccgcctccgcgccgccaacGTCGATAAGGAGAAGCtcgcgcgcgtcgccgtcgtgcaCGGCCTCCACCACTTCCTCCGCCACAAGGCACCCAACCTTGACGGCCAG ATTACAGATTTCATAGAAGAATTGTCGATGTACCCAATTCACTCCAACGGATTATTGGATCCTCCAAAAGTGCTCTGTGACGTTGTGGAATCCCTTATTGGTGCCATATATTGTGACTCCAACTTCAACCAAGAAATAGTTTGGCAG GTTTTTCAAAAGTTGGCTGATCCACTTATTAGTCTTGAGACATTAGGCAAGCATCCTGTAAGCGAGCTTTTTGAGTTTTGCCAAAAAACTCGCCGAGGTGTGAAAATTGTGAAGGATGAATGGGATAAGAATTTGACAGTTGAAGTATTGATTGACGGTGAGATGGTTGGAAGGGCAACTTATGCTCAAAAGAAGGAGATAGCGCAGAATCGTGCTGCAAAGGCTGCTCTGGATAAATTAAAGGAGACATTGGGACAATCCCAAACTGAACCAATGTCAGCAGAAGTTTCCGAACAATTCAATAAAATAGATCTAACTGGAAGTTGA